The Nodularia sp. LEGE 06071 DNA window GATGCCAAAGAAAAAGGTGAACAAGCCATCATCAATTCCGGAATACCCTATACGATTATCCGTCCAGGACGCTTAATTGATGGCCCTTACACATCCTACGACCTCAACACCTTACTCAAGGCCAAGACAGGCGGAAAGCAGGGTGTAATAGTAGAGACAGGCGACCAACTTGCAGGAGATGCTAGCCGCATTGACGTAGCTGCTGCGTGTGTAGAATCTATTTTTCACCCATCAACTGCAAATCAAGCCTTTAATTTAGTCAACAAAGGCACAAGACCACCTGTAATTCACTGGGAAACCCTTTTCTCCCAACTAAATAAGACTTCTAGCTCTGATTCCGTAGCATACTAATATCTCAAACCTAAAATCACAGCATTTCCCACTTGGATAATGTGCTTGACATTGAATTGACATACTCACCGCCCTTAAAGTGCGGTGATTCTTGACGACTCACTGCAACTTGCTACCGGAGTAGTCTGATAGTCGCTCCTCGTCCGTTTAAGGTCGTGCCGATGCCCCATGCCGACGATTTCTATATTCTTGGAAGCATTTTCATCTCTGTCGTGTTCAGTGTTGCAGTTCAAGCACAACACTGAGCGAACAGATAAATCAATCTTGCCCCATGGGTGAGGTTGCAAAAACGGAAATATTCAATCAAAGTTGCTTTTGGAGAAATATGGACGCAGATAAAAAAGCAGTTATATCACCAGTCAATTTACAATCGCCAGCAGACGCGGAACTGGAACGCCATCTGCGGGAACTCAAGTTTAGACAGGAACTCAGAAAAGATTGGATTTTATTTATTGTCCGGGATGTTGTTATTTTTTCTGTGGCGATCGCCTTCGTGTTTACAATGTGCGGCTATTCATTTTTCATTCTCATTTACCGCTAATTTAGAAATTATAGCCGATTCCCAGAAACAAACCGACATCAGTCTGCTCCAAAAATGCAGCATTCACAGTCCCTGTGGCGGTAAAGCGATCGCCTAAAGGCAAATCCACACCACCAGTTAACAAGAAACCAAGATCAGAATCACCCCCAGCTTCAATAGCTACACCAGCACCTAAGAAAGGAGATATGGATAACTGTTGTCCAATCAAGGGATCTGCTGAACGTGGAGAAAAATCTAAAGTTACCGGCACCAAAACTAGTGTATCACCCCCAAATATCACCGATGGGCGCACCGAGATCGTATTTGTCAGCCCAATTTTGCTGATCACTGCATAGTTACTTTCGCTGAGAGTAGCATTGCCACTGATGCCAATGTTACCAGCAACTCCCACATAACTAGAACCACCACGAGTAGTTGCACCAGGGTCTATATCAGGAGTAGTTTCGGCTGGTGGCTGCTGAGTTACTCCCAGGTTAGGTGGGATGAGGACTTCATTAATTACATGGATGACACCATTGCTGGCTTCCACATTGGGCTGAATCACATTCGCATTGTTGACCGCAATTTGATTGGTGGCTCTATCCACCTTAATATTGATCGGTACATCCTCAAAAGTTCTCAATTCTCCGTCTGAAAGTTGATTAGCAGTTACCTCCCCAGGAACCACATGATATCTCAAAATATTAATCAATAATTCCCGGTTTTCCGGTTGCTGTAACTCCTCTAGAGTCCCCGCAGGTAAAGCTGCAAAAGCCTCATCCGTGGGAGCAAAAACTGTATAAGGGCCTGGTTGTTGCAGAATATCGGCTAAACCTGCTGTCTGCAATAAAGAAGTCAAGCTGCTAAAAAGTTGACTCGATGCTGCAATAGAAACAATATCTTGAGCAGTTTGAGACTGTTTCGCCGCCCCAACTATATAGTTAGTCGCTCCAACATTGGGAGTCAGGGCTTGCATTTGTCCCTGTCTCACTAAAGCTTGATACAAAATCGCCGATGCTTCCGCACGAGTTAAAGGATCTAGCGGGTTGAGTTGGTTGACATTGGGATAATTGACAACCAGATTGGCTTCTGTGGCTGCTGCGATATTATTCAATGCGTAGTTGGGGATTGCTGAAGCATCTGTGTAGTAAGTACTCACTACACCTAATGGATTGTCGCTTGTTTGCAAACCCAAACCAGTTGTTAAAGCAACTATGGCCTCAACTTTGCGTATTTGCTGATTTGGCAGAAATAAGTTTCCCGGATAACCTGACATAAATCCAGTTTGGTAGGCTTCCTGAATTGCTGAATTTGCCCAGAAGCCAGGACTAATATCTGTAAAACCCTCTGGAGTTATTTGCCGCACAGGGTCTTGATTAAAAGCTTTTTGAATCATCGCTGCAAATTCTGCCCGACTCACAGGTTGATTTGGTCGAAAAG harbors:
- a CDS encoding fasciclin domain-containing protein, producing MINFWRYSSVSTTLLALSITFATINPMIVSAQMSVPSTPSPGSAANLSDISSDYWASPFIQALAQRNIISGFPDGTFRPNQPVSRAEFAAMIQKAFNQDPVRQITPEGFTDISPGFWANSAIQEAYQTGFMSGYPGNLFLPNQQIRKVEAIVALTTGLGLQTSDNPLGVVSTYYTDASAIPNYALNNIAAATEANLVVNYPNVNQLNPLDPLTRAEASAILYQALVRQGQMQALTPNVGATNYIVGAAKQSQTAQDIVSIAASSQLFSSLTSLLQTAGLADILQQPGPYTVFAPTDEAFAALPAGTLEELQQPENRELLINILRYHVVPGEVTANQLSDGELRTFEDVPINIKVDRATNQIAVNNANVIQPNVEASNGVIHVINEVLIPPNLGVTQQPPAETTPDIDPGATTRGGSSYVGVAGNIGISGNATLSESNYAVISKIGLTNTISVRPSVIFGGDTLVLVPVTLDFSPRSADPLIGQQLSISPFLGAGVAIEAGGDSDLGFLLTGGVDLPLGDRFTATGTVNAAFLEQTDVGLFLGIGYNF